A single genomic interval of Bacteroidota bacterium harbors:
- a CDS encoding VWA domain-containing protein, giving the protein MEFENIQYLYLLAVIPVLLVLYYLLLRWRKKSIQSIGDSSLVMQMMSRYSMKRKTLKFVLLCLALISFAIALANIRMGSKREKVKAEGSEVIICFDVSRSMLAEDVKPDRLTRAKILASQIIEKLEGNKIALIVFAGKSYVQMPLTVDTRAALMYLNTVNTDMVQVQGTDIVAALENAQTTFANGTEESNINKKNKAVIIITDGENHDSDALQMATKMAANNIKIITVGVGSTAGAPIPVKAGSNTSDFKKDGDGNIILTKMNEGMLREMAVSGGGIYVNLEQGRTAVNDIEKEIASLEKDEANQFEYTDYAYHFQLFLAIGIFLLALEFFISDRRAGWFSRFNIFEEGGNDA; this is encoded by the coding sequence ATGGAGTTCGAGAACATACAATATTTATATCTGCTTGCAGTAATTCCGGTGCTGTTGGTATTGTATTATTTACTGTTGCGTTGGCGAAAAAAATCAATACAATCTATTGGCGATTCTTCTCTGGTAATGCAAATGATGAGCAGGTATTCCATGAAGCGCAAAACATTAAAGTTTGTATTACTCTGTCTTGCACTTATTTCATTTGCAATTGCGCTTGCAAATATTCGCATGGGCAGTAAGCGTGAAAAAGTAAAAGCAGAAGGCAGCGAAGTAATTATTTGTTTTGATGTTTCTCGAAGTATGCTTGCAGAAGATGTGAAACCTGATCGCTTGACCCGTGCAAAAATTCTTGCTTCTCAAATAATTGAAAAATTAGAAGGTAATAAAATTGCATTGATTGTATTTGCAGGAAAATCGTATGTGCAAATGCCCCTTACTGTTGATACTCGTGCCGCACTAATGTATTTGAATACCGTAAATACAGATATGGTGCAAGTACAAGGAACAGATATAGTCGCCGCTTTGGAGAATGCACAAACTACATTTGCTAACGGCACTGAAGAAAGTAATATTAATAAAAAAAATAAAGCCGTTATTATTATCACCGATGGTGAAAATCACGATTCTGATGCATTGCAAATGGCAACAAAAATGGCGGCAAATAATATTAAAATTATAACTGTTGGTGTAGGTTCAACAGCAGGTGCACCCATTCCTGTGAAAGCAGGTAGCAACACTTCTGATTTTAAAAAAGATGGCGATGGCAATATTATTCTCACAAAAATGAATGAAGGAATGTTGCGTGAAATGGCAGTTTCCGGTGGTGGTATTTATGTAAATTTAGAACAAGGCAGAACTGCAGTGAATGATATTGAAAAAGAAATTGCTTCTCTGGAAAAAGATGAAGCAAACCAATTTGAATACACCGATTATGCATATCATTTTCAATTGTTCCTCGCCATCGGAATTTTTCTGTTAGCGTTGGAGTTTTTTATAAGTGATCGCAGAGCCGGTTGGTTTTCACGATTTAATATTTTTGAAGAAGGAGGAAACGATGCGTAA
- the rpoN gene encoding RNA polymerase factor sigma-54 codes for MLRQKLSQKLLQKLSPQQIQLMKLLQVPTDQLEQRIKEELEINPALEVSADDSEEPQEDIFSDKNEEEESIKEEKDNNEEIDLTDYLEDDDYADYKTRGDSYDDDDENNRTVPIPVLETFHENLTKQVGMVDCDDRQQSIAKQIIGSIDDDGYLRREISAIVDDLAFSQNIITTEEEILELLDVVQGFDPPGVGARDLRECLLLQLERKIHTKNVKRAITVIEEYFDEFTKKHYDKLARQMKLEESELKIVLDEILKLNPKPGGSVKDNNSSFNQFIIPDFTIINNTGTLELRLNSRNAPDLRISQDFKVMMQDYKAGDKKDKKQREAVQFIKQKLDSAKWFIDAIRQRQNTLYNTMYQIMEHQYDFFLTGDETRMKPMILKDIAEVTGLDISTVSRVANSKYVSTEFGTFSLKFFFSESLTNDAGEEVSTREVKKILDDLINLEDKKSPMSDQELTEQLHEKGYNIARRTVAKYREQLDIPVARLRREL; via the coding sequence ATGTTACGACAAAAACTCAGTCAGAAGCTATTACAGAAACTATCGCCACAGCAGATACAGTTGATGAAACTATTGCAGGTGCCGACAGATCAGTTGGAGCAACGCATCAAAGAAGAATTGGAGATTAATCCGGCTTTGGAAGTTTCTGCAGATGATAGTGAAGAACCACAAGAAGATATTTTCAGTGATAAGAATGAAGAAGAAGAATCTATCAAGGAGGAAAAGGATAATAATGAAGAAATTGATCTTACGGATTATTTAGAAGATGATGATTATGCTGATTATAAAACAAGAGGCGATAGTTATGATGATGATGATGAAAATAATCGCACGGTGCCGATTCCGGTGCTGGAAACATTTCATGAAAACCTGACCAAACAAGTGGGTATGGTGGATTGTGATGACAGACAACAATCCATTGCAAAACAAATTATTGGAAGCATTGATGATGATGGATATTTGCGCCGAGAAATTAGTGCGATAGTGGATGATCTTGCATTTTCTCAAAATATTATTACTACCGAAGAAGAGATTTTAGAATTGCTGGATGTAGTTCAGGGATTTGATCCGCCGGGTGTGGGTGCAAGAGATTTGCGTGAATGTTTGTTGTTGCAATTAGAAAGAAAAATTCATACAAAAAATGTGAAGAGAGCTATCACAGTTATTGAAGAATACTTTGATGAATTTACAAAAAAGCATTACGATAAATTAGCACGGCAGATGAAGTTGGAGGAGAGTGAATTGAAGATTGTGTTGGATGAAATTTTAAAACTTAATCCAAAACCGGGTGGCTCGGTGAAAGACAACAATTCATCGTTCAATCAATTTATTATTCCTGATTTTACAATTATAAATAATACAGGTACTCTTGAATTGCGATTGAATTCACGCAATGCCCCCGACCTGCGCATCAGTCAGGATTTTAAAGTGATGATGCAGGATTATAAAGCGGGAGATAAGAAAGATAAAAAGCAAAGAGAAGCGGTTCAATTTATCAAGCAAAAATTAGACTCTGCAAAATGGTTTATTGATGCTATTCGTCAACGTCAAAATACTTTGTACAACACCATGTATCAAATCATGGAGCATCAGTATGATTTCTTTTTAACGGGCGATGAAACACGGATGAAACCAATGATATTAAAAGATATTGCTGAGGTTACAGGTCTGGATATTTCTACGGTGAGTCGTGTGGCAAACAGTAAATATGTAAGTACTGAGTTTGGTACTTTCTCATTAAAATTCTTTTTTAGTGAATCGCTTACCAATGATGCCGGTGAAGAAGTTTCTACTCGTGAAGTGAAAAAAATTCTGGATGATTTAATTAATCTGGAAGATAAAAAAAGTCCGATGAGCGATCAGGAACTTACAGAACAACTGCATGAAAAAGGATATAATATTGCAAGGCGTACTGTAGCAAAATACCGTGAGCAATTGGATATTCCTGTAGCCCGATTGCGCAGAGAATTATAA
- a CDS encoding nucleotidyltransferase domain-containing protein: protein MMVITSNIESIRKLCNAHYVETMYVFGSALNSNFNDESDIDFLVKFKEIDLAEYFNNYMDFKLKLESLVGRKVDLLEEQTLKNPILIQSINRSKEMVYG, encoded by the coding sequence ATAATGGTAATAACATCAAATATTGAAAGTATCAGAAAGTTGTGTAACGCACATTATGTAGAAACAATGTATGTATTCGGCTCTGCATTAAATTCAAATTTTAATGATGAAAGTGATATTGACTTTCTTGTCAAATTCAAAGAAATTGATTTAGCAGAATACTTTAATAATTATATGGATTTTAAATTGAAGCTTGAATCTTTAGTTGGTAGAAAAGTGGATTTATTAGAGGAACAGACTTTAAAGAATCCAATTTTAATACAATCAATTAACAGATCGAAAGAAATGGTGTATGGATGA
- a CDS encoding tetratricopeptide repeat protein — MRNFLLIFAIAFTTSCIAQKENSYIDKGNKAFENNNYTDAENDYKTAITENPESVAGKYNLGNSYYKQQKYEESLKQYQAIAKTSLDPGIRSKAYHNMGNAYMEMQDYEKSVDAYKNALKSNPNDMDTKYNLAYALSKLKQEQQQQQQNQNDNNQDKKDQDKQDQQNKEDKNKDQKDENKQDQQNQNQQNKDEQQQKPQPKKYSPEELDRIMQTLNNQDKKTQDKVNQQKTQPVRVQGEKDW, encoded by the coding sequence ATGCGTAATTTTTTATTAATATTTGCAATTGCATTTACAACTTCATGTATTGCACAAAAAGAAAATAGTTATATAGACAAAGGCAATAAAGCATTTGAAAATAATAACTATACCGATGCAGAGAATGATTATAAAACTGCTATTACAGAAAATCCTGAATCAGTAGCGGGAAAATATAATCTTGGCAACAGTTATTACAAACAACAGAAGTATGAGGAAAGTCTGAAACAATATCAGGCAATTGCAAAAACAAGTCTCGATCCCGGCATACGTTCAAAAGCATATCACAACATGGGTAATGCATATATGGAAATGCAGGACTACGAAAAAAGTGTGGATGCATATAAAAATGCATTGAAAAGTAATCCGAATGATATGGATACAAAATATAATCTTGCCTATGCATTATCCAAACTAAAACAAGAGCAACAACAGCAACAACAAAATCAGAACGATAACAATCAGGATAAAAAAGATCAGGATAAACAGGATCAACAAAATAAAGAGGATAAAAATAAAGATCAGAAGGATGAGAATAAACAAGATCAGCAAAATCAGAATCAGCAAAATAAAGATGAACAACAGCAGAAACCACAACCGAAAAAATATTCTCCTGAAGAATTAGATCGCATTATGCAAACGCTGAATAATCAGGATAAAAAAACACAGGATAAAGTGAATCAACAAAAAACTCAACCCGTGAGAGTGCAGGGTGAAAAAGATTGGTAA
- a CDS encoding energy transducer TonB, with the protein MNTKTAFNPFQHTTVFFMFGVLISLLIVLYALNWNGPKVSHKILDFSSDDFTDFMPIEIHTEEIKTIAPAPKHVEKTATESTTVVNTQVIEVSNTKMTFDKFNIEAIDIKPIQNPVIITTTESNDKIYEVVEHAPEFPGGLSALYQWLSRNIIYPEFARDAQIEGIVYVSFVVNKNGIISDAKIARGIGGGCDEEVLRVLSLMPAWKAGMQGNSKVKVRYNLPVKFKLG; encoded by the coding sequence ATGAACACTAAAACTGCCTTCAATCCATTTCAACACACTACAGTATTTTTTATGTTTGGTGTGCTCATTTCTTTGTTGATTGTGTTATATGCACTCAACTGGAATGGACCTAAAGTATCTCACAAGATATTAGATTTTTCTTCCGATGATTTCACGGATTTTATGCCGATTGAAATTCATACTGAAGAAATAAAAACAATAGCACCTGCTCCAAAGCATGTAGAAAAAACTGCGACAGAATCAACCACTGTTGTAAATACACAAGTGATTGAAGTATCCAATACAAAAATGACGTTTGATAAATTTAATATAGAAGCAATTGATATTAAACCAATACAAAATCCGGTGATAATAACTACTACAGAATCAAATGATAAAATTTATGAAGTAGTGGAACATGCGCCTGAATTTCCCGGTGGATTATCTGCATTGTATCAATGGTTAAGTCGCAATATTATATATCCTGAATTTGCCCGTGATGCACAAATAGAAGGGATAGTATATGTAAGTTTTGTGGTGAATAAAAATGGTATTATCAGCGATGCAAAAATTGCAAGAGGTATTGGTGGCGGATGTGATGAAGAAGTGTTGAGAGTACTGAGTTTAATGCCCGCATGGAAAGCCGGTATGCAGGGAAACTCCAAAGTGAAAGTGCGTTATAATCTTCCGGTAAAATTCAAACTTGGATAA
- a CDS encoding tetratricopeptide repeat protein translates to MKKISFILSLFFVFVVNAQDSLDVYLANSQYDNNNYTAAIEMYENLIAANGSSAEIYYNLGNAYYKTNQFGLAILNYERCLQITPNDKDATFNLELANLHIKDKLAPVNRLFIIRWWQSWINILQANQWLIISIILIWIAVAGFAVYRISRKLQLRKAGFFIFGISLIFFVFAISCTYAKAAYDNNYHFGIITQPSLIIKSEPSENSTNLVMLHEGLKLRILDLQNDWYKVEMPDGNQGWALAVGVAKI, encoded by the coding sequence ATGAAAAAAATAAGCTTTATACTCAGTTTGTTTTTTGTGTTTGTGGTGAATGCACAAGATTCATTGGATGTGTATCTTGCCAATTCACAATACGATAATAATAATTATACTGCAGCAATTGAGATGTATGAAAATCTGATTGCAGCAAATGGTTCTTCAGCAGAAATATATTATAACCTCGGCAATGCATATTATAAAACAAATCAATTTGGTTTAGCAATATTAAATTATGAACGCTGTTTGCAAATTACTCCCAACGATAAGGATGCAACATTTAATTTAGAATTAGCCAACCTGCATATTAAAGATAAATTAGCACCTGTAAATCGTTTATTTATTATTCGTTGGTGGCAAAGCTGGATTAATATTTTGCAAGCAAATCAATGGCTTATTATTTCCATTATTCTTATTTGGATAGCTGTTGCAGGATTTGCAGTTTATCGCATAAGTAGAAAATTACAATTGCGCAAAGCCGGATTTTTTATTTTCGGAATCAGCTTAATATTTTTTGTTTTTGCAATTAGCTGCACGTATGCAAAAGCAGCTTATGATAACAATTATCATTTTGGAATTATTACTCAACCGAGTTTAATAATTAAAAGTGAACCGAGTGAAAACAGCACCAATTTAGTGATGTTGCACGAGGGATTAAAACTGCGTATTCTCGATTTACAAAACGATTGGTATAAAGTAGAAATGCCCGATGGCAATCAAGGTTGGGCATTAGCTGTTGGCGTTGCTAAAATTTAA
- a CDS encoding VWA domain-containing protein, with protein MNLDFAHITFADPWFLLLLILIPVFILYQYKSKKKFVVFNSSTIHNIKEKLSTPRTNWIKILPALRMLSFAFAVIALARPQAGFSNKKITTEGIDIVMAMDISSSMYAIDFKPNRMTAAKEAAIDFVKARSSDRIGLVVFAGEAFTQCPITLDHILLENQIDIVDNWQLEDGTAVGDGLFMAVNRLMDTTQLSTKVIILLTDGVRTAGEYSPQDAAYAAAQLNIRVYTIGVGSETNSPIPVVDKSGRMIFELDPRISFDEPSLKEIAETTGGLYFRATSKEKLNEIYKEIDKIERQKVEVNVTKRYEEKFYLFALLAFVCLLLEIMLSQTIFRTLT; from the coding sequence ATGAATTTAGATTTTGCACATATCACTTTTGCTGATCCGTGGTTTTTATTACTGCTGATACTTATTCCTGTATTTATTTTATATCAATATAAAAGCAAGAAAAAATTTGTTGTATTTAATTCCAGTACAATTCACAACATCAAAGAAAAATTATCTACACCTCGTACAAACTGGATTAAAATATTACCTGCATTGCGCATGCTCAGCTTTGCATTTGCAGTAATTGCATTAGCAAGACCACAAGCAGGATTCAGCAATAAAAAAATTACTACTGAAGGAATTGATATCGTAATGGCAATGGATATTTCCAGCAGTATGTATGCAATAGATTTTAAACCAAATCGTATGACTGCTGCAAAAGAAGCGGCCATAGATTTTGTGAAAGCACGTAGTAGCGATCGCATCGGATTGGTGGTGTTTGCGGGTGAAGCATTTACACAATGTCCTATTACACTCGATCATATTTTATTGGAAAATCAAATTGATATCGTGGACAACTGGCAGTTGGAAGATGGCACTGCAGTTGGCGACGGATTATTTATGGCTGTGAATCGGTTAATGGATACTACACAACTCAGTACCAAAGTAATTATTCTGTTAACCGATGGTGTACGCACAGCCGGCGAATATTCTCCACAAGATGCAGCATATGCAGCCGCTCAATTAAATATTCGTGTGTACACAATTGGTGTCGGTTCAGAAACAAACAGCCCTATTCCCGTTGTAGATAAAAGTGGCAGAATGATTTTTGAATTAGATCCACGAATTTCTTTTGATGAACCTTCGTTGAAAGAAATTGCGGAAACAACCGGCGGATTATATTTCCGGGCAACGAGTAAAGAAAAACTCAATGAGATTTATAAAGAAATTGATAAAATAGAACGACAAAAAGTGGAAGTGAATGTTACTAAACGCTATGAAGAAAAATTTTATTTGTTTGCATTGCTCGCTTTTGTTTGTTTACTTCTGGAAATAATGTTATCACAAACTATATTCCGCACATTGACATGA
- a CDS encoding protein BatD, translated as MKQLSVIITCIFISALSIAQSAFEATVSRNQVNTSDRFTITFTLQNGSSISNFKAPAFSDFYVLGGPNQSSSFSSINGRTSQSISYAYVLQAKAVGKFTISSASIKSGKETLTTQPITIEVSERPASNNNNSSSNDESTDVNSYLKKNLFITATVDVASVYKGEEITVTYKLYVNRNSQIYDYRVTGATVVPKFNGFHSAEINVQNTQGNYETINGQSYLVQVVKKTKLTPQIGGTLEIDPLGVDALVALRAKKQSNSKDPWDQFFNSNYERYDFEIVSNALNVEVKELPANAPESFNGAVGRFDMKTEINTTKTKTDEPITYRIKITGNGNLALFQTPVLDLPPGWETYDPKISETATSKTYEYLLIPRSPGTFTLPAHKWSYFDPDRNLYQTIASDEYAIDVEAGTGYTGGNNTTGISKEEVEMLAQDIRYIKTKAPEYVVSKNLLQSPIAYIGLSAPILLGFFLFFFTARRSEMEKDVVGMRNRKATGIATKRLKVAHGFIAEDNRKAFYDETIKAVWGYLSDRFNIPQSNLSKENIADILQQKNISESATQELFALLNRSEIALFAPVQSTAIMQEEYNKAVQLISGIENELSA; from the coding sequence ATGAAACAACTGAGTGTAATCATAACATGTATTTTTATCAGTGCATTATCCATTGCACAAAGTGCATTTGAAGCAACTGTAAGCAGAAACCAGGTAAATACTTCTGATCGTTTTACAATCACTTTTACGCTACAAAACGGAAGTAGTATTTCTAATTTCAAAGCACCGGCCTTCAGTGATTTTTATGTATTGGGTGGTCCTAATCAAAGCAGCAGTTTTAGTTCTATAAATGGCAGAACATCTCAGAGTATAAGTTATGCCTATGTGTTGCAAGCAAAAGCAGTTGGTAAGTTTACTATTAGTTCTGCAAGTATAAAATCAGGAAAGGAAACCTTAACAACACAACCAATCACGATTGAAGTAAGTGAGCGTCCGGCATCAAATAATAATAATTCAAGCAGCAATGATGAATCCACCGATGTAAATAGTTATTTGAAAAAAAATCTTTTTATAACAGCAACTGTAGATGTTGCTTCAGTGTATAAAGGGGAAGAAATTACAGTTACTTACAAACTCTATGTAAATCGCAATTCGCAGATTTATGATTATCGTGTAACAGGTGCTACAGTAGTTCCAAAATTTAATGGCTTTCATTCTGCGGAAATAAATGTGCAGAATACACAAGGGAATTATGAAACCATCAACGGTCAATCGTATTTAGTACAAGTAGTAAAAAAGACTAAGCTCACTCCGCAAATTGGTGGTACATTAGAAATTGATCCACTTGGTGTGGATGCATTGGTTGCGCTGCGAGCAAAAAAACAAAGCAATAGTAAAGATCCATGGGATCAATTTTTTAATTCAAATTATGAGCGTTATGATTTTGAAATTGTTTCAAACGCATTGAATGTTGAAGTGAAAGAATTGCCTGCAAATGCACCTGAAAGTTTTAATGGTGCTGTTGGAAGATTTGATATGAAAACAGAAATCAACACAACAAAAACAAAAACAGATGAACCTATAACTTATCGGATTAAAATTACAGGCAACGGAAATCTTGCATTATTCCAAACACCTGTATTAGATCTTCCTCCGGGTTGGGAAACTTATGATCCTAAAATTTCAGAAACCGCTACTTCTAAAACTTATGAATATTTATTAATACCTCGTTCGCCCGGCACATTTACTTTACCCGCACATAAATGGAGTTATTTTGATCCGGATAGAAATCTATATCAAACTATTGCATCCGATGAATATGCAATTGATGTAGAAGCAGGAACAGGATACACAGGTGGTAATAATACAACAGGTATCAGCAAAGAAGAAGTAGAAATGTTAGCTCAGGATATTCGCTATATAAAAACAAAAGCACCGGAGTATGTTGTATCAAAAAACTTGTTGCAATCACCCATTGCTTATATCGGATTATCTGCACCCATTCTTTTAGGTTTCTTTTTATTTTTCTTCACAGCAAGAAGAAGTGAAATGGAAAAAGATGTAGTAGGAATGCGCAATCGCAAAGCAACAGGTATTGCAACAAAACGATTAAAAGTTGCGCATGGTTTTATTGCAGAGGACAATCGCAAAGCATTTTATGATGAAACTATTAAAGCAGTGTGGGGATATCTTTCGGATAGATTTAATATTCCGCAAAGCAATCTTTCCAAAGAAAACATTGCGGACATTTTGCAACAGAAAAATATAAGTGAATCTGCAACACAGGAATTATTTGCGTTATTAAACCGAAGTGAAATTGCGTTGTTTGCTCCCGTGCAATCCACAGCAATTATGCAGGAAGAATACAATAAAGCAGTGCAATTAATTTCAGGAATTGAAAATGAATTATCCGCATGA
- a CDS encoding T9SS type A sorting domain-containing protein, translating into MPDNYNNGEELDYWLFATDSNFNTLWSKNFGGSDPCGDLACGSFNGNILLKDNMLYAFIKNTIPDSFPDFDIECGYERNFYFETDAWLVAFDLNTVSIESSLHVYEDITIYPNPATNELYIDLTAITETQIPVRIIIYNLIGNKILEQELFAGEIQTIALNNFSAGIYLLQCYQENILLHTEKVMVE; encoded by the coding sequence TTGCCTGATAATTATAACAATGGAGAAGAGTTGGATTACTGGCTGTTTGCTACCGATAGCAACTTCAATACATTATGGAGCAAAAACTTTGGCGGCAGCGATCCATGTGGCGATTTGGCATGTGGCAGTTTTAATGGCAACATACTTTTGAAGGATAATATGTTATATGCCTTTATTAAAAATACCATACCTGATTCATTCCCAGACTTTGATATTGAGTGCGGGTATGAAAGAAATTTCTACTTTGAAACCGATGCATGGTTGGTAGCATTTGATTTAAATACAGTATCAATTGAATCAAGTTTACATGTATATGAAGACATAACTATTTATCCCAATCCAGCTACCAACGAATTATATATTGACCTAACAGCAATTACAGAAACACAAATTCCGGTTCGCATTATTATTTATAATTTAATTGGCAATAAAATTTTAGAGCAGGAATTATTTGCTGGAGAAATACAAACTATCGCACTCAATAATTTTAGTGCAGGTATTTATTTGTTGCAATGCTATCAGGAAAATATATTGTTGCATACTGAGAAGGTGATGGTGGAATAG
- a CDS encoding asparagine--tRNA ligase: protein MQIEPFQYISKLSDFEGKSVELRGWVSNKRESKGLEFIILRDGSGFVQCVVDEQTISAEMFEAAKKLTLESSVILKGNVVKDEKQIGGFEIKVSSLEVIQYAENYPIAKKEHGVEFLNENRHIWLRSKKQWAIMRVRNRIIWAIHSFFQEHDFLQMDAPIFTGNAVEGTTTLFETDFFGQPAYLSQSGQLYGEALALAHGKIYTFGPTFRAEKSKTRRHLSEFWMIEPEMAFYDLDMDMDLIEAFLKSVVNDILTHCKNELEILERDTTMLQNAVDITFPRIHYDDAIKIIRGEQDVEGRNSIKTLEEDMVKLRTEKTDYEKEIAEREQKIAAGGMKKGEINFNQNKIDTMKNAMKEIDEKLGNIPQWLESAKNFEWGGDLGGSDETVLTRLFDCPVMVYNWPTQVKAFYMKRDPKDEKYVKGVDVLAPEGYGEIVGGAEREDDLELLKERIIHEGLPMDVFEWYLDLRRFGSVPHSGFGLGLERMVMWLTGIQHIRESIPFPRSYGRLKP, encoded by the coding sequence ATGCAAATCGAACCATTTCAATATATCAGCAAACTCAGTGACTTTGAAGGAAAATCAGTGGAACTGCGTGGCTGGGTAAGCAACAAGCGTGAAAGTAAAGGACTTGAATTTATTATTTTGCGTGATGGCAGTGGCTTTGTACAATGTGTGGTTGACGAACAAACAATTAGTGCAGAAATGTTTGAAGCAGCTAAAAAACTCACCTTAGAAAGCTCGGTTATTTTAAAAGGCAATGTGGTAAAAGATGAAAAACAAATTGGTGGTTTTGAGATAAAAGTTTCTTCATTAGAAGTAATTCAATATGCAGAAAATTATCCGATTGCTAAAAAAGAACACGGTGTAGAATTTTTAAATGAGAACAGACATATCTGGTTGCGTTCGAAAAAACAATGGGCAATTATGCGGGTGCGCAATCGCATTATCTGGGCAATACATAGTTTCTTTCAGGAACATGATTTTTTGCAAATGGATGCGCCGATTTTTACAGGCAATGCAGTGGAAGGAACTACTACTTTATTTGAAACGGATTTTTTTGGTCAGCCGGCATACTTATCTCAATCAGGCCAGTTGTATGGTGAAGCACTTGCATTGGCGCATGGAAAAATTTATACGTTTGGTCCAACATTCCGTGCAGAGAAATCTAAAACACGCAGACATCTTTCTGAATTCTGGATGATAGAACCGGAGATGGCTTTTTATGATCTGGATATGGATATGGATTTAATAGAAGCATTTTTAAAATCTGTAGTGAATGATATTCTTACACATTGCAAAAATGAATTGGAAATTTTAGAACGGGATACAACGATGTTGCAAAATGCAGTTGACATCACTTTCCCGAGAATACATTATGATGATGCAATAAAAATTATTCGTGGTGAACAAGATGTGGAAGGTCGCAATAGTATAAAAACTCTGGAAGAGGATATGGTAAAATTGCGCACTGAAAAAACAGATTATGAAAAAGAAATTGCAGAGCGTGAACAAAAAATTGCAGCAGGTGGAATGAAAAAAGGAGAGATCAATTTTAATCAGAATAAAATTGATACCATGAAAAACGCAATGAAAGAAATTGATGAAAAACTCGGTAATATTCCGCAATGGTTAGAGAGTGCAAAAAACTTTGAATGGGGTGGTGATTTAGGTGGTAGTGATGAAACTGTTTTAACAAGATTATTTGATTGTCCGGTGATGGTTTATAACTGGCCTACGCAAGTGAAAGCATTTTATATGAAGCGTGATCCGAAGGATGAAAAATATGTGAAAGGTGTAGATGTATTAGCACCTGAAGGTTATGGTGAAATTGTGGGTGGCGCAGAGCGTGAAGACGATTTAGAATTATTAAAAGAGCGCATTATCCATGAAGGATTACCAATGGATGTTTTCGAATGGTATCTGGATTTACGTCGCTTCGGTTCAGTACCACATTCAGGATTTGGTTTAGGATTAGAACGCATGGTGATGTGGTTAACCGGCATTCAGCATATTCGTGAAAGCATTCCATTCCCAAGATCTTATGGAAGATTAAAACCGTAA